A region of Argentina anserina chromosome 5, drPotAnse1.1, whole genome shotgun sequence DNA encodes the following proteins:
- the LOC126795395 gene encoding LOW QUALITY PROTEIN: uncharacterized protein LOC126795395 (The sequence of the model RefSeq protein was modified relative to this genomic sequence to represent the inferred CDS: deleted 2 bases in 1 codon; substituted 2 bases at 2 genomic stop codons) has protein sequence MPDHLKPANNEVVTHRPCSTAFLLFQLVLQIKLASRKKLKNVYMPVNPWHPTLIRRAXLLFAASLFPYLGFLYFITKSKTSPKLTLFGFYFLLAXAFVGATIPAGIYAKVNYGTSLANVDWLHGGAESLLTLTNIFIVLGLREALREAKEKEGTSESNSGLKEENKTSI, from the exons ATGCCTGATCATTTGAAACCTGCAAATAACGAAGTAGTAACACACCGACCTTGCTCTACAGCTTTCCTACTGTTTCAGCTTGTTCTACAGATCAAGCTTGCATCAAGGAAGAAACTGAAAAATGTTTACATG CCAGTTAATCCATGGCACCCAACATTGATTCGCAGAGCATAGCTTCTGTTTGCAGCTTCTTTGTTTCCCTATCTTGGTTTCTTGTACTTCATCACCAAGTCCAAGACTTCCCCAAAGCTCACGCTTTTTGGGTTTTACTTCTTGCTTGCATAG GCATTTGTTGGGGCAACCA TCCCTGCAGGAATTTATG CAAAGGTGAACTACGGCACTTCCTTGGCGAATGTCGATTGGTTACACGGTGGGGCGGAGTCACTTCTCACTCTAACCAACATATTCATTGTGTTGGGTTTGAGAGAAGCTCTGAGGGAAgctaaagagaaagaaggaacATCAGAGTCTAATTCAGGGTTGAAAGAGGAAAATAAAACTTCTATTTAG
- the LOC126796210 gene encoding sucrose transport protein SUC2-like, which produces MDIESVKQSSRPESKMKMILVASIAAGVQFGWALQLSLLTPYVQQLGVPHKWASIVWLCGPISGLLVQPIVGYYSDRCKSRFGRRQPFIAAGVALVAIAVFLIGYAADIGVSCGDSLFEHTKPRAVVVFVIGFWMLDVANNMLQGPCRALLADISGSDPKKMSTANAWYSFFMAVGNVLGYAAGSLRSLHKMFPFTVTKACDIYCANLKSCFFIAIALLGLLTTLAMVYVREDTNDDQCTEEKGEGGVLFLKEITGACKQLKKPMWILLLVTCLNWIAWFGFLLFDTDWMGKEVYGGEVGKGHLYGMGVRAGSLGLMLNSVVLGVMSLGIVYLVSREGAKKLWGVVNFLQAICLLMTVLVTKLAKTHRHASVNKLLPPPAGIKAGALIIFAVLGIPQAVTYSVPFTMASIFCSNSGGGQGLSLGVLNIAIAVPQMFVSLLSGPLDAAFGGGNLPAFALGAIAAVVSGILALTLLPSPEPDDSSTETVLAIV; this is translated from the coding sequence atggatATTGAGAGCGTGAAGCAGTCATCAAGACCGGAAAGTAAGATGAAGATGATACTAGTGGCGTCCATCGCTGCCGGAGTGCAATTCGGGTGGGCGTTGCAGTTGTCTTTGCTTACACCCTACGTACAGCAACTGGGGGTCCCACACAAATGGGCCTCCATCGTCTGGTTGTGCGGGCCGATTTCCGGTTTACTAGTGCAACCCATCGTCGGTTACTATAGCGACCGTTGCAAATCTCGTTTTGGTCGCCGCCAACCATTCATAGCCGCGGGTGTTGCGCTTGTTGCCATTGCCGTCTTCCTCATCGGATACGCCGCCGATATAGGCGTCAGTTGCggtgattccttgttcgaacATACTAAGCCACGAGCCGTCGTTGTGTTTGTGATCGGGTTCTGGATGTTGGACGTGGCCAACAACATGTTACAGGGTCCCTGTCGAGCTCTTTTAGCCGACATCTCCGGTTCTGACCCGAAGAAGATGAGCACAGCCAATGCCTGGTACTCATTTTTCATGGCTGTCGGAAACGTGCTTGGCTACGCCGCTGGATCGTTGAGAAGTCTCCACAAGATGTTCCCTTTCACCGTCACCAAAGCCTGTGATATTTACTGTGCAAATCTTAAAAGCTGTTTCTTCATAGCCATTGCTTTGCTTGGACTACTAACTACGTTGGCTATGGTGTACGTACGCGAGGACACAAATGATGATCAATGTACTGAAGAGAAAGGAGAGGGAGGAGTCTTGTTCTTGAAAGAAATTACGGGTGCTTGTAAACAGTTGAAAAAGCCGATGTGGATCTTGCTTTTGGTCACTTGCTTGAATTGGATTGCGTGGTTCGGCTTCTTACTATTTGACACAGATTGGATGGGAAAAGAGGTGTACGGAGGTGAAGTCGGGAAAGGGCATTTGTATGGCATGGGAGTTAGGGCCGGTTCACTTGGTCTCATGCTCAACTCTGTCGTGTTGGGAGTCATGTCTCTTGGGATTGTCTACTTGGTTAGCAGGGAAGGGGCTAAAAAACTTTGGGGAGTGGTAAACTTTCTGCAAGCAATTTGTCTACTCATGACCGTACTGGTCACTAAGTTGGCCAAGACACATCGACATGCATCTGTTAATAAGCTGCTGCCACCCCCCGCTGGTATCAAGGCCGGTGCATTGATTATATTTGCTGTGTTGGGGATACCTCAAGCGGTGACCTACAGCGTTCCTTTTACCATGGCCTCCATTTTTTGCAGCAATTCTGGCGGAGGACAAGGGCTTTCATTGGGAGTCTTGAATATTGCAATTGCTGTACCACAAATGTTTGTATCTCTACTAAGCGGACCTTTGGATGCTGCTTTCGGAGGTGGTAACTTACCGGCATTTGCTTTGGGAGCTATTGCTGCTGTTGTAAGTGGAATATTGGCCTTGACTCTTTTACCGTCTCCTGAACCTGATGATAGTTCAACTGAAACCGTTTTAGCTATAGTGTGA